Proteins encoded together in one Passer domesticus isolate bPasDom1 chromosome 6, bPasDom1.hap1, whole genome shotgun sequence window:
- the LOC135301988 gene encoding inositol 1,4,5-trisphosphate receptor-interacting protein-like 1, translating into MTEVGMWDREREKQRGKKNQEEKSALLAQDQPLPTAPLQVSAGSRAGTQRPQEGAPGEGPGERWGQECRHEGSKRGLARPCLRQGAGRALGPCQLQLGALQGGRQRAVGSRSSAALTAEAAAQTMEPMVFLFMLLKSLIQYPQHVADALDEETRLRMEERAKHLEWERIHLEQEVEQLTQEQLKQVQLLQLLAVAVLLALLLVLWLIGWKNSLSREEDEQDNRGADEEEARNVAANEDNVGNEDVNEAAVAENNNDVANDVQEEEEDDFDDFLGEVVMERIQWPVQDLQRGCEWITDLMDNYTMYFGHVLANSFYPVLQRAIGVGSAFEGWSPREQDVVYSVLIPMTPPRGHSFHLELESEEQRHVRNFRVRVQLECTCSREQQAEDMLCFLHHPEEELSSNQDPSLLDTLCTGSYLDVQKTARWFYQLVRAVWPALPQSHNWHLRLMPSTRSCQFKVSYGQESFRIELFFGVRRGDSAIFVCSQPREAYTASTTWPESYAVAEVEFFKHIARQAPPDSLHLKCLQFFTRLPLGFSFSTYTMKTIVMHLLNITPVSEWRRRDLVIRLLDIINSLHLCLRAKCLHHFIVGNQRLPQDINLPADVQRAEPYNLLQHLAQQPAAHAHALYEYHILYKWFRRILLAEDLPDEGEELWL; encoded by the exons ATGACAGAAGTGGGAATGTGggacagagaaagagaaaaacaacgGGGCAAGAAGAACCAAGAGGAAAAATCGGCACTGCTGGCCCAGGATCA gccctTGCCAACAGCCCCtctgcaggtctctgctggctcccgggcagggactcaaaggccgcaggaaggtgcccctggagaaggccctggagagcgctggggccaggagtgccgccatgagggcagcaagcggGGCCTGGCCCGTCCGTGCCTGCGGCAGGGCGCAGGGCGGGCGCTcgggccctgccagctgcagctgggagctctgcagggcggccggcagagagccgtgggctCCCGCAGCTCTGCGGCCCTCACggctgaggcagctgcccag acCATGGAGCCCATGGTATTCCTTTTCATGCTCTTAAAAAGCCTCATCCAGTACCCACAGCACGTGGCTGACGCTTTGGATGAGGAAACACGTCTGCGCATGGAAGAGCGTGCAAAGCATCTGGAATGGGAGAGGATTCatctggagcaggaggtggaacagctcacccaggagcagctgaagcaggTGCAGCTCTTGCAGCTTTTAGCTGTTGCTGTGCTCCTGGCCCTTCTCTTGGTCCTCTGGTTAATTGGGTGGAAAAACAGcctgagcagagaggaggaTGAACAAGACAACCGTGGGGCAGATGAAGAGGAAGCGCGCAATGTTGCGGCTAACGAAGACAACGTTGGCAATGAAGATGTCAATGAGGCTGCAGTTGCGGAAAACAACAACGATGTTGCAAATGATgtccaagaagaagaagaggatgaTTTTGacgatttccttggagaagttGTAATGGAGCGCATCCAGTGGCCTGTACAGgacctgcagagaggctgtgagtGGATAACTGACCTCATGGATAATTATACCATGTACTTTGGCCATGTTTTGGCCAACAGTTTCTACCCGGTCCTGCAACGAGCcatcggggtgggcagtgcctttgAAGGCTGGAGTCCCCGTGAGCAGGATGTCGTCTACAGCGTGCTCATCCCCATGACTCCTCCCCGGGGCCACAGCTtccacctggagctggagagtGAAGAGCAGAGGCACGTCAGGAACTTCCGTGTCCGCGTGCAGCTGGagtgcacctgcagcagggagcagcaggctgaggacatgctgtgcttcctgcaccaccccgaggaggagctgagcagcaatcaggatcccagcctcctAGACACCCTGTGCACCGGCTCCTACCTCGACGTGCAGAAAACTGCCCGCTGGTTTTACCAGCTGGTGAGAGCAGtctggccagctctgcctcagtcACACAACTGGCATTTAAGGCTGATGCCCTCCACACGCTCCTGCCAATTCAAGGTGTCCTACGGGCAGGAAAGCTTCAGGATTGAGCTGTTCTTCGGCGTGCGGAGAGGTGACTCAGCCATCTTTGTGTGCAGCCAGCCTAGAGAGGCctacacagcaagcacaacctGGCCCGAGTCCTACGCTGTGGCAGAGGTTGAGTTCTTCAAGCACATTGCCAGGCAGGCCCCCCCTGACAGCCTGCACCTCAAATGCCTGCAGTTCTTCACCCGTCTTCCTCTGGGCTTCAGCTTTTCCACctacaccatgaagaccatTGTCATGCACCTGCTCAACATCACACCCGTCTCAGAGTGGCGCAGGAGAGATCTCGTGATACGACTGCTGGATATCATCAACAGCCTGCACTTATGTCTGCGAGCAAAATGCCTCCACCACTTCATTGTGGGCAACCAGAGGCTTCCTCAGGACATCAACTTACCCGCAGATGTCCAAAGAGCTGAGCCAtacaatctcctccagcacctggccCAGCAACCGGCTGCCCACGCCCATGCGCTCTATGAGTACCACATTCTCTACAAGTGGTTCAGAAGAATCCTTCTTGCTGAGGATTTACCGGATGAAGGGGAAGAGTTAtggctctga
- the LOC135301989 gene encoding inositol 1,4,5-trisphosphate receptor-interacting protein-like 1: MIEVGMWDREREKQRGKKDQEEKSALLAQDQPLPTAPLQVSAGSRAGTQRPQEGAPGEGPGERWGQECRHEGSKRGLACPCLRQGAGRALRPCQLQLGALQGGRQRAVGSRSSAALTAEAAARAQPAGDTRPARGHPQGDPALGPAQAAAGSRPWGRARPGNGSARGQGSRSRAAGPPVPATLRTMEPMVFLFMLLKSLIQYPQHVADALDEETRLRMEERAKHLEWERIHLEQEVEQLTQEQLNLSREEDEQDNRGADEEEARNVAANEDNVGNEDVNEAAVAENNNDVANDVQEEEEDDFDDFLGEVVMERIQWPVQDLQRGCEWITDLMDNYTMYFGHVLANSFYPVLQRAIGVGSAFEGWSPREQDVVYSVLIPMTPPRGHSFHLELESEEQRHVRNFRVRVQLECTCSREQQAEDMLCFLHHPEEELSSNQDPSLLDTLCTGSYLDVQKTARWFYQLVRAVWPALPQSHNWHLRLMPSTRSCQFKVSYGQESFRIELFFGVRRGDSAIFVCSQPREAYTASTTWPESYAVAEVEFFKHIARQAPPDSLHLKCLQFFTRLPLGFSFSTYTMKTIVMHLLNITPVSEWRRRDLVVRLLDIINSLHLCLRAKCLHHFIVGNQRLPQDINLPADVQRAEPYNLLQHLAQQPAAHAHALYEYHILYKWFRRILLAEDLPDEGEELWL, from the exons ATGATAGAAGTGGGAATGTGggacagagaaagagaaaaacaacgGGGCAAGAAGGACCAAGAGGAAAAATCGGCACTGCTGGCCCAGGATCA gccctTGCCAACAGCCCCgctgcaggtctctgctggctcccgggcagggactcaaaggccgcaggaaggtgcccctggagaaggccctggagagcgctggggccaggagtgccgccatgagggcagcaagcggGGCCTGGCCTGTCCGTGCCTGCGGcagggcgcggggcgggcgctcaggccctgccagctgcagctgggagctctgcagggcggccggcagagagccgtgggctCCCGCAGCTCTGCGGCCCTCACGGCTGAGGCAgctgcccgggcacagcccgcTGGGGACAcgcggccggcccggggccaCCCGCAGGGGGACCCTGCTCTGGGGCCAGCCCAGGCCGCAGCAGGGAGCCGCCCATGGGGCCGTGCCCGGCCCGGGAACGGCTCTGCCCGGGGCCAGggctccaggagcagggcagcagggccgcCAGTGCCGGCCACACTGAGA acCATGGAGCCCATGGTATTCCTTTTCATGCTCTTAAAAAGCCTCATCCAGTACCCACAGCACGTGGCTGACGCTTTGGATGAGGAAACACGTCTGCGCATGGAAGAGCGTGCAAAGCATCTGGAATGGGAGAGGATTCatctggagcaggaggtggaacagctcacccaggagcagctgaa cctgagcagagaggaggaTGAACAAGACAACCGTGGGGCAGATGAAGAGGAAGCGCGCAATGTTGCGGCTAACGAAGACAACGTTGGCAATGAAGATGTCAATGAGGCTGCAGTTGCGGAAAACAACAACGATGTTGCAAATGATgtccaagaagaagaagaggatgaTTTTGacgatttccttggagaagttGTAATGGAGCGCATCCAGTGGCCTGTACAGgacctgcagagaggctgtgagtGGATAACTGACCTCATGGATAATTATACCATGTACTTTGGCCATGTTTTGGCCAACAGTTTCTACCCGGTCCTGCAACGAGCcatcggggtgggcagtgcctttgAAGGCTGGAGTCCCCGTGAGCAGGATGTCGTCTACAGCGTGCTCATCCCCATGACTCCTCCCCGGGGCCACAGCTtccacctggagctggagagtGAAGAGCAGAGGCACGTCAGGAACTTCCGTGTCCGCGTGCAGCTGGagtgcacctgcagcagggagcagcaggctgaggacatgctgtgcttcctgcaccaccccgaggaggagctgagcagcaatcaggatcccagcctcctAGACACCCTGTGCACCGGCTCCTACCTCGACGTGCAGAAAACTGCCCGCTGGTTTTACCAGCTGGTGAGAGCAGtctggccagctctgcctcagtcACACAACTGGCATTTAAGGCTGATGCCCTCCACACGCTCCTGCCAATTCAAGGTGTCCTACGGGCAGGAAAGCTTCAGGATTGAGCTGTTCTTCGGCGTGCGGAGAGGTGACTCAGCCATCTTTGTGTGCAGCCAGCCTAGAGAGGCctacacagcaagcacaacctGGCCCGAGTCCTACGCTGTGGCAGAGGTTGAGTTCTTCAAGCACATTGCCAGGCAGGCCCCCCCTGACAGCCTGCACCTCAAATGCCTGCAGTTCTTCACCCGTCTTCCTCTGGGCTTCAGCTTTTCCACctacaccatgaagaccatTGTCATGCACCTGCTCAACATCACACCCGTCTCAGAGTGGCGCAGGAGAGATCTCGTGGTACGACTGCTGGATATCATCAACAGCCTGCACTTATGTCTGCGAGCAAAATGCCTCCACCACTTCATTGTGGGCAACCAGAGGCTTCCTCAGGACATCAACTTACCCGCAGATGTCCAAAGAGCTGAGCCAtacaatctcctccagcacctggccCAGCAACCGGCTGCCCACGCCCATGCGCTCTATGAGTACCACATTCTCTACAAGTGGTTCAGAAGAATCCTTCTTGCTGAGGATTTACCGGATGAAGGGGAAGAGTTAtggctctga
- the LOC135301990 gene encoding inositol 1,4,5-trisphosphate receptor-interacting protein-like 1, with protein sequence MEPMVFLFMLLKSLIQYPQHVADALDEETRLRMEERAKHLEWERIHLEQEVEQLTQEQLKQVQLLQLLAVAVLLALLLVLWLIGWKNSLSREEDEQDNRGADEEEAGNVAANDEDNVGNEDVNEAAVAENNNDAANEVQEEEEDDFDDFLGEVVMERIQWPVQDLQRGCEWITDLMDNYTIYFGHVLANSFYPVLQRAIGVGSAFEGWSPREQDVVYSVLIPMTPPRGHSFQLELDSEEQRHVRNFRVRVQLECTCSREQQAEDMLCFLHHPEEELSSNQDPSLLDTLCTGSYLDVQKTARWFYQLVRAVWPALPQSHNWHLRLMPSTRSCQFQVSYGQESFRIELFFGVRRGDSAIFVCSQPREAYTASTTWPESYAVAEVEFFKHIARQAPPDSLHLKCLQFFTRLPLGFSFSTYTMKTIVMHLLNITPVSEWRRRDLVVRLLDIINSLHLCLRAKCLHHFIVGNQRLPQDINLPADVQRAEPYNLLQHLAQQPAAHAHALYEFHILYKWFRRILLAEDLPDEGEELWL encoded by the coding sequence aTGGAGCCCATGGTATTCCTTTTCATGCTCTTGAAAAGCCTCATCCAGTACCCACAGCACGTGGCTGACGCTTTGGATGAGGAAACACGTCTGCGCATGGAAGAGCGTGCAAAGCATCTGGAATGGGAGAGAATACatctggagcaggaggtggaacagctcacccaggagcagctgaagcaggTGCAGCTCTTGCAGCTTTTAGCTGTTGCTGTGCTCCTGGCCCTTCTCTTGGTCCTCTGGTTGATTGGGTGGAAAAACAGcctgagcagagaggaggaTGAACAAGACAACCGTGGGGCAGATGAAGAGGAAGCGGGCAATGTTGCGGCTAACGACGAAGACAACGTTGGCAATGAAGATGTCAATGAGGCTGCAGTTGCAGAAAACAACAACGATGCTGCAAATGAAgtccaagaagaagaagaggatgaTTTTGatgatttccttggagaagttGTAATGGAGCGCATCCAGTGGCCTGTACAGgacctgcagagaggctgtgagtGGATAACTGACCTCATGGATAATTATACCATTTACTTTGGCCATGTTTTGGCCAACAGTTTCTACCCGGTCCTGCAACGAGCCAttggggtgggcagtgcctttgAAGGCTGGAGTCCCCGTGAGCAGGATGTTGTCTACAGCGTGCTCATCCCCATGACTCCTCCCCGGGGCCACAGcttccagctggagctggacaGTGAAGAGCAGAGGCACGTCAGGAACTTCCGTGTCCGCGTGCAGCTGGagtgcacctgcagcagggagcagcaggctgaggacatgctgtgcttcctgcaccaccccgaggaggagctgagcagcaatcaggatcccagcctcctAGACACCCTGTGCACCGGCTCCTACCTCGACGTGCAGAAAACTGCCCGCTGGTTTTACCAGCTGGTGAGAGCAGtctggccagctctgcctcagtcACACAACTGGCATTTAAGGCTGATGCCCTCCACACGCTCCTGCCAATTCCAGGTGTCCTACGGGCAGGAAAGCTTCAGGATTGAGCTGTTCTTCGGCGTGCGGAGAGGTGACTCAGCCATCTTTGTGTGCAGCCAGCCTAGAGAGGCctacacagcaagcacaacctGGCCCGAGTCCTACGCTGTGGCAGAGGTTGAGTTCTTCAAGCACATTGCCAGGCAGGCCCCCCCTGACAGCCTGCACCTCAAATGCCTGCAGTTCTTCACCCGTCTTCCTCTGGGCTTCAGCTTTTCCACctacaccatgaagaccatTGTCATGCACCTGCTCAACATCACACCCGTCTCAGAGTGGCGCAGGAGAGATCTCGTGGTACGACTGCTGGATATCATCAACAGCCTGCACTTATGTCTGCGAGCAAAATGCCTCCACCACTTCATTGTAGGCAACCAGAGGCTTCCTCAGGACATCAACCTACCCGCAGATGTCCAAAGAGCTGAGCCAtacaatctcctccagcacctggccCAGCAGCCGGCTGCCCACGCCCATGCTCTCTATGAGTTCCACATTCTGTACAAGTGGTTCAGAAGAATCCTTCTTGCTGAGGATTTACCGGATGAAGGGGAAGAGTTAtggctctga
- the LOC135301991 gene encoding inositol 1,4,5-trisphosphate receptor-interacting protein-like 1 yields MTEVGMWDQEREKQRGKKNQEEKSALLAQDQPLPTAPLQVSAGSRAGTQRPQEGAPGEGPGERWGQECRHEGSKRGLACPCLRQGAGRALGPCQLQLGALQGGRQRAVGSRSSAALTAEAAAQTMEPMVFLFMLLKSLIQYPQHVADALDEETRLRMEERAKHLEWERIHLEQEVEQLTQEQLKQVEEDEQDNRGADEEEAGNVAANDEDNVGNEDVNEAAVAENNNDAANEVQEEEEDDFDDFLGEVVMERIQWPVQDLQRGCEWITDLMDNYTMYFGHVLANSFYPVLQRAIGVGSAFEGWSPREQDVVYSVLIPMTPPRGHSFHLELDSEEQRHVRNFRVRVQLECTCSREQQAEDMLCFLHHPEEELSSNQDPSLLDTLCTGSYLDVQKTARWFYQLVRAVWPALPQSHNWHLRLMPSTRSCQFKVSYGQESFRIELFFGVRRGDSAIFVCSQPREAYTASTTWPESYAVAEVEFFKHIARQAPPDSLHLKCLQFFTRLPLGFSFSTYTMKTIVMHLLNITPVSEWRRRDLVVRLLDIINSLHLCLRAKCLHHFIVGNQRLPQDINLPADVQRAEPYNLLQHLAQQPAAHAHALYEYHILYKWPLPTAPLQVSAGSRAGTQRPQEGAPGEGPGERWGQECRHEGSKRGLACPCLRQGAGRALGPCQLQLGALQGGRQRAVGSRSSAALTAEAAAQAQPAGDTRPARGHPQGDPALGPAQAAAGSSSWGRARPGNGCAREQGSGSRAAGPPVLATLRVGHTRLQSQAASDRNLLTLCSSQTGA; encoded by the exons ATGACAGAAGTGGGAATGTGGGaccaagaaagagaaaaacaacgGGGCAAGAAGAACCAAGAGGAAAAATCGGCACTGCTGGCCCAGGATCA gccctTGCCAACAGCCCCtctgcaggtctctgctggctcccgggcagggactcaaaggccgcaggaaggtgcccctggagaaggccctggagagcgctggggccaggagtgccgccatgagggcagcaagcggGGCCTGGCCTGTCCGTGCCTGCGGCAGGGCGCAGGGCGGGCGCTcgggccctgccagctgcagctgggagctctgcagggcggccggcagagagccgtgggctCCCGCAGCTCTGCGGCCCTCACggctgaggcagctgcccag acCATGGAGCCCATGGTATTCCTTTTCATGCTCTTGAAAAGCCTCATCCAGTACCCACAGCACGTGGCTGACGCTTTGGATGAGGAAACACGTCTGCGCATGGAAGAGCGTGCAAAGCATCTGGAATGGGAGAGGATTCatctggagcaggaggtggaacagctcacccaggagcagctgaagcaggT agaggaggaTGAACAAGACAACCGTGGGGCAGATGAAGAGGAAGCGGGCAATGTTGCGGCTAACGACGAAGACAACGTTGGCAATGAAGATGTCAATGAGGCTGCAGTTGCAGAAAACAACAACGATGCTGCAAATGAAgtccaagaagaagaagaggatgaTTTTGatgatttccttggagaagttGTAATGGAGCGCATCCAGTGGCCTGTACAGgacctgcagagaggctgtgagtGGATAACTGACCTCATGGATAATTATACCATGTACTTTGGCCATGTTTTGGCCAACAGTTTCTACCCGGTCCTGCAACGAGCcatcggggtgggcagtgcctttgAAGGCTGGAGTCCCCGTGAGCAGGATGTCGTCTACAGCGTGCTCATCCCCATGACTCCTCCCCGGGGCCACAGCTTCCACCTGGAGCTGGACAGTGAAGAGCAGAGGCACGTCAGGAACTTCCGTGTCCGCGTGCAGCTGGagtgcacctgcagcagggagcagcaggctgaggacatgctgtgcttcctgcaccaccccgaggaggagctgagcagcaatcaggatcccagcctcctAGACACCCTGTGCACCGGCTCCTACCTCGACGTGCAGAAAACTGCCCGCTGGTTTTACCAGCTGGTGAGAGCAGtctggccagctctgcctcagtcACACAACTGGCATTTAAGGCTGATGCCCTCCACACGCTCCTGCCAATTCAAGGTGTCCTACGGGCAGGAAAGCTTCAGGATTGAGCTGTTCTTCGGCGTGCGGAGAGGTGACTCAGCCATCTTTGTGTGCAGCCAGCCTAGAGAGGCctacacagcaagcacaacctGGCCCGAGTCCTACGCTGTGGCAGAGGTTGAGTTCTTCAAGCACATTGCCAGGCAGGCCCCCCCTGACAGCCTGCACCTCAAATGCCTGCAGTTCTTCACCCGTCTTCCTCTGGGCTTCAGCTTTTCCACctacaccatgaagaccatTGTCATGCACCTGCTCAACATCACACCCGTCTCAGAGTGGCGCAGGAGAGATCTCGTGGTACGACTGCTGGATATCATCAACAGCCTGCACTTATGTCTGCGAGCAAAATGCCTCCACCACTTCATTGTGGGCAACCAGAGGCTTCCTCAGGACATCAACTTACCCGCAGATGTCCAAAGAGCTGAGCCAtacaatctcctccagcacctggccCAGCAACCGGCTGCCCACGCCCATGCGCTCTATGAGTACCACATTCTCTACAAGTG gccctTGCCAACAGCCCCtctgcaggtctctgctggctcccgggcagggactcaaaggccgcaggaaggtgcccctggagaaggccctggagagcgctggggccaggagtgccgccatgagggcagcaagcggGGCCTGGCCTGTCCGTGCCTGCGGCAGGGCGCAGGGCGGGCGCTcgggccctgccagctgcagctgggagctctgcagggcggccggcagagagccgtgggctCCCGCAGCTCTGCGGCCCTCACggctgaggcagctgcccaggcacagcccgCTGGGGACAcgcggccggcccggggccaCCCGCAGGGGGACCCTGCTCTGGGGCCAGCCCAGGccgcagcagggagcagctcatgGGGCCGTGCCCGGCCAGGGAACGGCTGTGCCCGGGAACAGGGCtcggggagcagggcagcagggccgcCAGTGCTGGCCACACTGAGAGTGGGGCACACACGGCTGCAGTCACAGGCAGCATCCGACAGGAACCTGCtcactctctgcagctcccagacagGAGCGTAG
- the LOC135301992 gene encoding inositol 1,4,5-trisphosphate receptor-interacting protein-like 1, whose amino-acid sequence MEPMVFLFMLLKSLIQYPQHVADALDEETRLRMEERAKHLEWERIHLEQEVEQLTQEQLKQVQLLQLLAVAVLLALLLVLWLIGWKNSLSREEDEQDNRGADEEEARNVAANDEDNVGNEDVNEAAVAENNNDAANEVQEEEEDDFDDFLGEVVMERIQWPVQDLQRGCEWITDLMDNYTMYFGHVLANSFYPVLQRAIGVGSAFEGWSPREQDVVYSVLIPMTPPRGHSFHLELDSEEQRHVRNFRVRVQLECTCSREQQAEDMLCFLHHPEEELSSNQDPSLLDTLCTGSYLDVQKTARWFYQLVRAVWPALPQSHNWHLRLMPSTRSCQFKVSYGQESFRIELFFGVRRGDSAIFVCSQPREAYTASTTWPESYAVAEVEFFKHIARQAPPDSLHLKCLQFFTRLPLGFSFSTYTMKTIVMHLLNITPVSEWRRRDLVVRLLDIINSLHLCLRAKCLHHFIVGNQRLPQDINLPADVQRAEPYNLLQHLAQQPAAHAHALYEYHILYKWFRRILLAEDLPDEGEELWL is encoded by the coding sequence ATGGAGCCCATGGTATTCCTTTTCATGCTCTTGAAAAGCCTCATCCAGTACCCACAGCACGTGGCTGACGCTTTGGATGAGGAAACACGTCTGCGCATGGAAGAGCGTGCAAAGCATCTGGAATGGGAGAGGATTCatctggagcaggaggtggaacagctcacccaggagcagctgaagcaggTGCAGCTCTTGCAGCTTTTAGCTGTTGCTGTGCTCCTGGCCCTTCTCTTGGTCCTCTGGTTGATTGGGTGGAAAAACAGcctgagcagagaggaggaTGAACAAGACAACCGTGGGGCAGATGAAGAGGAAGCGCGCAATGTTGCGGCTAACGACGAAGACAACGTTGGCAATGAAGATGTCAATGAGGCTGCAGTTGCAGAAAACAACAACGATGCTGCAAATGAAgtccaagaagaagaagaggatgaTTTTGatgatttccttggagaagttGTAATGGAGCGCATCCAGTGGCCTGTACAGgacctgcagagaggctgtgagtGGATAACTGACCTCATGGATAATTATACCATGTACTTTGGCCATGTTTTGGCCAACAGTTTCTACCCGGTCCTGCAACGAGCcatcggggtgggcagtgcctttgAAGGCTGGAGTCCCCGTGAGCAGGATGTCGTCTACAGCGTGCTCATCCCCATGACTCCTCCCCGGGGCCACAGCTTCCACCTGGAGCTGGACAGTGAAGAGCAGAGGCACGTCAGGAACTTCCGTGTCCGCGTGCAGCTGGagtgcacctgcagcagggagcagcaggctgaggacatgctgtgcttcctgcaccaccccgaggaggagctgagcagcaatcaggatcccagcctcctAGACACCCTGTGCACCGGCTCCTACCTCGACGTGCAGAAAACTGCCCGCTGGTTTTACCAGCTGGTGAGAGCAGtctggccagctctgcctcagtcACACAACTGGCATTTAAGGCTGATGCCCTCCACACGCTCCTGCCAATTCAAGGTGTCCTACGGGCAGGAAAGCTTCAGGATTGAGCTGTTCTTCGGCGTGCGGAGAGGTGACTCAGCCATCTTTGTGTGCAGCCAGCCTAGAGAGGCctacacagcaagcacaacctGGCCCGAGTCCTACGCTGTGGCAGAGGTTGAGTTCTTCAAGCACATTGCCAGGCAGGCCCCCCCTGACAGCCTGCACCTCAAATGCCTGCAGTTCTTCACCCGTCTTCCTCTGGGCTTCAGCTTTTCCACctacaccatgaagaccatTGTCATGCACCTGCTCAACATCACACCCGTCTCAGAGTGGCGCAGGAGAGATCTCGTGGTACGACTGCTGGATATCATCAACAGCCTGCACTTATGTCTGCGAGCAAAATGCCTCCACCACTTCATTGTGGGCAACCAGAGGCTTCCTCAGGACATCAACTTACCCGCAGATGTCCAAAGAGCTGAGCCAtacaatctcctccagcacctggccCAGCAACCGGCTGCCCACGCCCATGCTCTCTATGAGTACCACATTCTCTACAAGTGGTTCAGAAGAATCCTTCTTGCTGAGGATTTACCGGATGAAGGGGAAGAGTTAtggctctga